One stretch of Streptomyces sp. NBC_00443 DNA includes these proteins:
- a CDS encoding SpoIIE family protein phosphatase, which translates to MERVSAAVILDAQGVVKGWSEGALRLTGRTAEEAVGRPARELLAEEPSPAAVAALAGTVVLRHRDGSHVLLALRAHSVLGEDGAPDGYMVVGEPAETPAPTLAERAFQQASMSMSVFDTRQRYLRLNEVACQVMGVPEEVLIGRPFPETVEDAEHSRGFHWHLRQVAETGRPVRYESFTGAPALNREHAWSIQMWPVRDTSGDVVGTALAAFDSSDQYWARERLALLNEAAAAIGTTLDVVRTAEELIGIMVPRFADFASVDLFDWVLGSEEPPALAGTDIALRRVAHGSGTEGTPEAAVHLGEVDHYPPFSPPGRAILAGNVIQSQAGEPAFMRWIAERNARAPSGRRHRVGAHSMMAVPLRARGITLGVAVAVRIRQSDDYGADDAVFAEELASRAAVCIDNARRFARERTTALALQHNLLPRGLPGQAAVEVAHRYRPSGSQAGIGGDWFDVIPLSGGRVALVVGDVVGHGIPSSATMGRLCTAVRTLADVDLPPDELLTHLDDLVTHLAGDDTDEVAELGATCLYSVYDPVTRCLSLAAAGHPPPALVLPDGTTQIVEMSAGPPLGVGGLPFEAAEVELPEGCLVALYTDGLIEDRDRDIDHATAELCRALTAPAETLDALCDTVLKAVLPEDPSDDVALLLARTRVLGADRIATWDVLPDPEHVARTRQAATDQLSAWGLDEAAFVTELVVSELVTNAIRYGAPPIQLRLIRDRTLICEVSDGSSTSPHLRRAHAYDEGGRGLLLVAQLTQRWGSRQTGSGKTIWAEQPLPPV; encoded by the coding sequence ATGGAGCGCGTCTCCGCTGCGGTGATCCTCGATGCCCAGGGTGTGGTCAAGGGGTGGAGCGAAGGTGCCCTGCGGCTGACCGGTCGCACGGCCGAGGAGGCCGTCGGACGGCCCGCCCGGGAACTGCTCGCCGAGGAACCCTCGCCCGCGGCCGTGGCAGCGCTGGCCGGCACCGTCGTACTGCGCCACCGGGACGGCTCGCACGTACTTCTGGCGCTGCGGGCGCACAGCGTGCTGGGCGAGGACGGCGCACCCGACGGCTACATGGTCGTCGGTGAACCCGCCGAAACGCCCGCGCCGACCCTCGCCGAGCGGGCCTTCCAGCAGGCCTCGATGTCGATGTCGGTCTTCGACACCCGGCAGCGCTACCTGCGGCTCAACGAAGTCGCCTGCCAGGTGATGGGCGTGCCCGAAGAGGTCCTGATCGGCCGGCCCTTCCCGGAGACCGTGGAGGACGCGGAGCACAGCCGCGGCTTCCACTGGCATCTGCGGCAGGTCGCCGAGACGGGCAGACCCGTCCGCTACGAGAGCTTCACGGGAGCCCCGGCCCTGAACCGGGAGCACGCCTGGAGCATCCAGATGTGGCCCGTACGGGACACCTCCGGCGACGTCGTGGGCACGGCCCTCGCGGCGTTCGACAGCTCCGACCAGTACTGGGCGCGGGAGCGGCTGGCCCTGCTCAACGAGGCGGCGGCCGCCATCGGCACGACCCTGGACGTGGTGCGCACCGCCGAGGAACTGATCGGGATCATGGTGCCCCGGTTCGCCGACTTCGCCAGCGTCGACCTGTTCGACTGGGTCCTGGGATCGGAGGAGCCCCCGGCCCTGGCCGGCACCGACATCGCCCTGCGCCGCGTCGCCCACGGCTCCGGCACCGAGGGCACCCCGGAAGCGGCCGTGCACCTGGGCGAGGTGGACCACTACCCGCCCTTCTCGCCACCGGGGCGAGCCATCCTCGCGGGCAACGTGATCCAGAGTCAGGCGGGCGAGCCGGCGTTCATGCGGTGGATCGCGGAACGCAACGCCCGCGCTCCGTCCGGCCGGCGCCACCGCGTGGGCGCCCACTCGATGATGGCCGTGCCGCTGCGGGCCCGCGGCATCACACTCGGCGTCGCGGTCGCCGTGCGCATCCGGCAGTCGGACGACTACGGAGCGGACGACGCCGTGTTCGCCGAGGAACTCGCCAGCCGCGCCGCCGTCTGCATCGACAACGCCCGCCGCTTCGCCCGCGAGCGCACCACGGCACTCGCCCTGCAGCACAACCTGCTGCCCCGGGGACTGCCCGGACAGGCCGCCGTCGAGGTGGCGCACCGCTATCGGCCGTCCGGATCGCAGGCCGGCATCGGCGGCGACTGGTTCGACGTGATCCCGCTCTCCGGCGGCCGGGTCGCCCTCGTCGTCGGTGACGTCGTCGGACACGGCATTCCCTCGTCGGCCACCATGGGCCGCCTGTGCACGGCCGTACGCACCCTCGCCGACGTGGACCTGCCGCCCGACGAACTCCTCACCCACCTCGACGACCTGGTCACCCACCTCGCGGGCGACGACACCGACGAGGTCGCCGAACTGGGCGCCACCTGCCTCTACTCCGTCTACGACCCCGTGACCCGCTGCCTCAGCCTCGCCGCCGCGGGCCATCCGCCACCGGCCCTCGTGCTGCCCGACGGCACCACGCAGATCGTCGAGATGAGCGCGGGGCCGCCGCTCGGGGTCGGCGGGCTGCCCTTCGAGGCCGCGGAGGTGGAACTGCCCGAGGGGTGCCTGGTCGCCCTGTACACGGACGGTCTCATCGAGGACCGCGACCGCGACATCGACCACGCCACCGCCGAGCTGTGCCGCGCGCTGACCGCGCCCGCCGAAACCCTGGACGCCCTGTGCGACACGGTCCTCAAGGCCGTCCTCCCGGAGGATCCCAGCGACGACGTGGCCCTGCTCCTGGCACGCACCCGGGTCCTGGGCGCGGACCGCATCGCCACCTGGGACGTACTCCCGGACCCCGAGCACGTGGCGAGAACCCGGCAGGCCGCCACCGACCAGCTGAGCGCATGGGGCCTCGACGAGGCGGCCTTCGTGACCGAGCTCGTCGTCAGCGAGCTGGTCACCAACGCCATCCGGTACGGCGCACCGCCCATCCAGCTGCGCCTGATCCGCGACCGCACCCTCATCTGCGAGGTCTCCGACGGCAGTTCCACGTCCCCGCACCTGCGCCGGGCCCACGCCTACGACGAGGGCGGCCGTGGACTGCTGCTCGTCGCCCAGCTCACCCAGCGCTGGGGCAGCCGGCAGACCGGCAGCGGCAAGACGATCTGGGCGGAACAGCCACTGCCGCCGGTGTGA
- a CDS encoding NAD(P)/FAD-dependent oxidoreductase has protein sequence MRRIVVVGASAAGLAAAETLRREGYDGTLILVGDEPHAPYDRPPLSKQVLAGEWDPERPALRTPDDLAGLGLVLRLGVAATGLRLADGTVELADGSLVPYDGLILATGVRPRRLPGQGGHVLRTLDDALRLRDRLAPGRRLVVVGAGFLGAEAAAVARRLGCDVTLLEPAPVPLAHAVGTEVGEMLTRAHLERGVDLRCGVTVTEVTESGVRLADGEPVDADEVLIAVGSLPNTDWLDGSGLTVADGVVCDEYCEAAPNVYAAGDVARWHNPLFGQSTRIEHRTNAAEQGMAAARNLLDPDGRKPFAPVPYFWSDQYDMKIQAFGCLRGHDEVAIVHGDLTERRFVAAYRTGDRVTGALAVGMPPRVIRQWRQAIAAGTNWLEAVGAREAVN, from the coding sequence GTGAGGCGCATCGTCGTCGTGGGCGCCTCGGCCGCCGGACTCGCGGCGGCCGAGACGCTCCGCCGCGAGGGCTACGACGGCACGCTCATCCTTGTGGGTGACGAACCGCACGCCCCGTACGACCGCCCCCCGCTGTCCAAGCAGGTGCTGGCCGGCGAGTGGGATCCCGAGCGGCCGGCGCTGCGCACTCCTGACGACCTGGCCGGCCTCGGCCTCGTCCTGCGCCTCGGCGTGGCCGCCACGGGCCTCCGACTCGCCGACGGCACAGTGGAGTTGGCCGACGGATCGCTGGTGCCGTACGACGGGCTGATCCTGGCCACCGGAGTACGGCCGCGTCGGCTGCCGGGGCAGGGCGGGCATGTGCTGCGCACCCTGGACGACGCCCTGCGGCTGCGGGACCGGCTGGCCCCGGGCAGGCGACTGGTCGTGGTCGGTGCCGGGTTCCTCGGGGCCGAGGCCGCCGCGGTCGCCCGGCGGCTGGGCTGCGACGTCACGCTCCTCGAACCCGCCCCGGTGCCGCTGGCGCACGCCGTCGGCACGGAGGTCGGCGAGATGCTGACGCGGGCCCATCTGGAACGGGGCGTGGACCTTCGCTGCGGTGTCACCGTCACCGAGGTCACCGAGAGCGGCGTACGGCTCGCCGACGGTGAACCGGTCGACGCCGACGAGGTGTTGATCGCGGTCGGCTCGCTGCCCAACACCGACTGGCTGGACGGCAGCGGGCTCACCGTCGCCGACGGCGTGGTGTGCGACGAGTACTGCGAGGCCGCACCCAACGTGTACGCCGCCGGCGACGTCGCCCGCTGGCACAACCCGCTGTTCGGGCAGTCGACGCGGATCGAGCACCGCACCAACGCCGCCGAACAGGGCATGGCGGCCGCCCGCAATCTGCTCGACCCTGACGGGCGCAAGCCGTTCGCGCCGGTGCCGTACTTCTGGTCCGACCAGTACGACATGAAGATCCAGGCGTTCGGCTGTCTGCGCGGCCACGACGAAGTCGCGATCGTCCACGGCGACCTGACGGAACGCCGGTTCGTCGCCGCCTATCGCACCGGCGACCGCGTCACCGGCGCGCTTGCGGTGGGCATGCCGCCCCGTGTGATCAGGCAGTGGCGACAGGCGATCGCTGCCGGCACGAACTGGCTGGAGGCGGTGGGTGCCAGGGAAGCCGTAAATTAA
- a CDS encoding AraC family transcriptional regulator — MPDIRHTPTAPTRAKVLATGERIDAHRHDDHQIVYAGSGVLAVTTDAGTWFAPGNRAIWVPAGTVHAHRAHGHLDLYLVGLPAHDNPLGLDAPTVLAVGPLLRELILAYTRDPADDSPERHRLLAVLRDQLRASPQQPLRLPTPTDPRLAAVCALVHADPADARTLAALGAATGAGERTLSRLFRAEFGMTFPQWRTQSRLYHALRLLAEDTPVTAVAHRCGWSSASAFIDVFRRSFGHTPGTHNRRTEQG, encoded by the coding sequence ATGCCGGACATCCGCCACACGCCGACCGCGCCGACCCGAGCCAAGGTGCTGGCCACCGGGGAGCGCATCGACGCACACCGGCACGACGACCACCAGATCGTCTACGCGGGCTCCGGCGTCCTCGCCGTCACCACCGACGCCGGCACCTGGTTCGCACCCGGCAACCGCGCCATCTGGGTCCCCGCCGGCACCGTGCACGCGCATCGCGCCCACGGTCACCTCGACCTGTACCTGGTCGGCCTGCCCGCCCACGACAACCCGCTCGGCCTGGACGCCCCCACCGTGCTCGCCGTCGGCCCGCTCCTGCGCGAGCTGATCCTCGCCTACACCCGCGACCCCGCCGACGACAGTCCCGAGCGCCACCGCCTGCTCGCCGTCCTGCGCGACCAGCTGCGCGCCTCGCCCCAGCAGCCCCTGCGCCTGCCCACACCCACGGATCCACGCCTGGCCGCGGTCTGCGCCCTCGTCCACGCCGACCCGGCCGACGCGCGCACCCTCGCCGCGCTCGGCGCCGCGACCGGGGCCGGCGAACGCACCCTCAGCAGGCTCTTCAGGGCCGAGTTCGGCATGACCTTCCCGCAGTGGCGCACCCAGTCGCGCCTCTACCACGCGCTGCGGCTGCTCGCCGAGGACACCCCCGTCACCGCCGTCGCCCACCGCTGCGGCTGGTCCTCCGCCAGCGCCTTCATCGACGTCTTCCGACGCTCCTTCGGACACACACCGGGAACGCACAACCGCCGCACGGAACAGGGCTGA
- a CDS encoding DNA polymerase ligase N-terminal domain-containing protein has protein sequence MGEKERLRDYRGKRDFGRTREPEGRSTASGAQPRFVVQIHDARTLHFDFRLQVDDVLKSWSVPKGPSDDPHDKRLAMPTEDHPLEYEDFEGVIAKGEYGGGTVIVWDNGTYEPLSHDRKGQPVDFGESIERGHATFRLSGSKLHGEYALTRFRSGEDGDREAWLLVKAGKGRTRGHGTPDPYRARSIRTGRTLGQVAAAGDEG, from the coding sequence GTGGGAGAGAAGGAACGGCTGCGGGACTACCGCGGCAAGCGTGACTTCGGGCGGACCCGTGAACCGGAGGGCCGCTCGACGGCCTCCGGTGCTCAGCCGCGATTCGTGGTGCAGATCCATGACGCCCGCACCCTGCACTTCGACTTCCGGCTGCAGGTGGACGACGTGCTGAAGTCCTGGTCGGTGCCCAAGGGGCCCTCCGACGACCCCCACGACAAGCGGCTCGCCATGCCCACCGAGGATCATCCGCTGGAGTACGAGGACTTCGAGGGCGTGATCGCGAAGGGCGAGTACGGCGGCGGCACGGTGATCGTCTGGGACAACGGGACGTACGAGCCCCTCAGCCACGACCGCAAGGGGCAGCCGGTCGACTTCGGCGAGTCGATCGAGCGCGGCCACGCCACCTTCCGGCTGAGCGGCTCGAAGCTGCACGGCGAATACGCCCTCACCCGGTTCCGCAGCGGGGAGGACGGTGACCGGGAGGCGTGGCTGCTGGTGAAGGCCGGCAAGGGACGGACGCGCGGGCACGGCACGCCCGACCCGTACCGGGCCCGTTCGATACGCACCGGCCGCACGCTCGGCCAGGTCGCCGCTGCGGGTGACGAGGGGTGA
- a CDS encoding cytochrome P450 — protein MADILTDPAPEAPDAVPEFPMPRESRCPFDPPPALKDLQAQAPLTKVRLWDGSEPWLVTRYAEQRALLGDARVSADTDSPGYPTKASPDAGEGKLSFIMMDDPEHARLRRMVTAPFAVKKVEALRPAVQRIVDGLIDDMLAGPSPVDLVDVFALPIPSLVICELLGVPYEEHDFFQEHTKTMVRTTATPEERGKASRDVAGYLAGLLGKRLAEPKDDLLSSIAGRIAAGELTHQQATEMGLLLLIAGHETTANMIALGTLALLQNPGQLALLRETDDPEFVAGAVEELLRYLHITHLGRRRAVTEDIEIGGQVIKAGEGVIMVNEIGNRDPEVFADPDRLDLTRDARRHVAFGFGVHQCLGQPLARMELQVVYGTLYKRIPTLKPAAPLQDVRFKSDAFIYGVHALPVSW, from the coding sequence ATGGCCGACATCCTGACCGACCCCGCGCCCGAAGCACCCGACGCCGTCCCCGAGTTCCCGATGCCCAGGGAGTCCCGCTGCCCCTTCGACCCGCCGCCCGCGCTCAAGGACCTGCAGGCGCAGGCCCCGCTGACCAAGGTGCGGCTGTGGGACGGCAGTGAGCCCTGGCTCGTGACCCGGTACGCCGAGCAGCGGGCCCTGCTGGGCGACGCGCGCGTCAGCGCCGACACCGACAGCCCCGGCTATCCCACCAAGGCCAGCCCCGACGCCGGCGAGGGCAAGCTCAGCTTCATCATGATGGACGACCCCGAACACGCCCGGCTGCGCCGGATGGTGACCGCGCCGTTCGCGGTCAAGAAGGTCGAGGCACTGCGGCCCGCCGTACAGCGCATCGTGGACGGCCTGATCGACGACATGCTGGCCGGCCCGTCCCCGGTGGACCTGGTGGACGTGTTCGCGCTGCCGATCCCGTCGCTGGTGATCTGCGAGCTGCTGGGCGTGCCCTACGAGGAGCACGACTTCTTCCAGGAGCACACCAAGACCATGGTCCGTACGACCGCCACGCCCGAGGAACGGGGCAAGGCGAGCCGGGATGTCGCGGGCTACCTCGCCGGACTCCTGGGCAAGCGGCTCGCCGAGCCGAAGGACGACCTGCTGTCGAGCATCGCCGGACGCATCGCCGCCGGTGAACTCACCCACCAGCAGGCGACCGAGATGGGCCTGCTCCTGCTGATCGCGGGCCACGAGACCACCGCGAACATGATCGCGCTCGGCACCCTGGCACTGCTCCAGAACCCCGGCCAACTGGCACTGCTGCGCGAGACCGACGACCCCGAGTTCGTCGCCGGGGCCGTCGAGGAACTCCTGCGCTACCTGCACATCACCCACCTGGGCAGGCGCCGTGCGGTGACCGAGGACATCGAGATCGGCGGCCAGGTGATCAAGGCCGGCGAGGGCGTCATCATGGTCAACGAGATCGGCAACCGCGACCCCGAGGTCTTCGCCGACCCCGACCGCCTGGACCTCACCCGCGACGCCCGCCGCCACGTCGCCTTCGGTTTCGGCGTCCACCAGTGCCTGGGCCAGCCGCTGGCCCGGATGGAACTCCAGGTCGTCTACGGCACCCTCTACAAGCGCATCCCGACCCTGAAGCCGGCCGCCCCGCTGCAGGATGTCCGCTTCAAGAGCGACGCGTTCATCTACGGCGTCCACGCACTGCCCGTTTCCTGGTGA
- a CDS encoding peroxiredoxin — translation MSAQLKVGDKVEDFTLPDETGTSRSLTELLAEGPVVLFFYPAALTPGCTAEACHFRDLAAEFTAAGARPVGISGDAVERQQEFADRHTLGMTLLSDADGKVRDRFGVTRGFSLAPTKRVTFVIAQDRTVLEVVRSELRMNTHADRALAALRK, via the coding sequence ATGAGCGCCCAGCTGAAGGTCGGCGACAAGGTCGAGGACTTCACGCTGCCGGACGAGACCGGCACCTCCCGCAGCCTCACCGAGTTGCTGGCCGAGGGACCGGTGGTGCTCTTCTTCTACCCCGCGGCCCTCACTCCCGGCTGCACCGCTGAGGCCTGCCACTTCCGTGATCTCGCCGCCGAGTTCACCGCCGCCGGGGCACGTCCGGTCGGCATCAGCGGCGACGCGGTCGAACGGCAGCAGGAGTTCGCCGACCGGCACACGCTCGGCATGACCCTGCTGTCCGACGCCGACGGAAAGGTCCGGGACCGGTTCGGCGTGACCCGCGGCTTCTCGCTGGCCCCCACCAAACGGGTCACGTTCGTCATCGCCCAGGACCGCACCGTCCTCGAGGTCGTTCGCAGCGAACTGCGGATGAACACCCACGCCGACCGGGCCCTCGCCGCGCTGCGCAAGTGA
- a CDS encoding aldo/keto reductase yields the protein MISIPTHTLNDGTALPALGLGTWPMDDAQAEEAVRGALEAGYRLVDTATNYRNETGVGRGVAGSDVPREEIVVTTKLPGRHHGYEETLASFEESRARLGLDYVDLYLIHWPLPRVGKYVDSWKAMIKLREDGLVRSIGVSNFTPAHVDRLEKETGVLPSVNQIELHPMFPQDELRAFHSGKGIVTESWSPLGRGSSLLEDPVVKGIADGLGVTPGQVVLRWHTQLGALPIPKSASPERQRENLDVFGFTLDDTRMAAVTDRAQRRLGGDPEVHEEF from the coding sequence GTGATCAGTATCCCGACCCACACGCTCAATGACGGTACGGCTCTGCCCGCCCTCGGCCTCGGCACCTGGCCGATGGACGACGCGCAGGCCGAGGAAGCGGTTCGCGGCGCCCTCGAAGCGGGGTACCGCCTGGTGGACACGGCGACGAACTACCGCAACGAGACCGGCGTCGGCCGTGGCGTCGCGGGCAGCGACGTACCCCGCGAGGAGATCGTCGTCACGACCAAGCTCCCCGGCCGGCACCACGGCTACGAGGAGACCCTCGCCTCCTTCGAGGAGTCCCGCGCCCGCCTCGGCCTCGACTACGTGGACCTCTACCTCATCCACTGGCCGCTCCCCCGCGTCGGCAAGTACGTCGACTCCTGGAAGGCCATGATCAAGTTGCGCGAGGACGGCCTCGTCCGGTCGATCGGGGTCTCCAACTTCACTCCCGCGCACGTCGACCGGCTGGAGAAGGAGACCGGGGTCCTGCCCTCCGTCAACCAGATCGAGCTGCACCCGATGTTCCCGCAGGACGAGCTGCGTGCCTTCCACTCCGGCAAGGGCATCGTCACCGAGAGCTGGAGCCCTCTTGGCCGCGGCTCCAGCCTTCTGGAGGACCCGGTCGTGAAGGGCATCGCCGACGGCCTCGGGGTGACTCCCGGCCAGGTCGTGCTGCGCTGGCACACCCAGCTCGGGGCCCTGCCCATCCCGAAGTCGGCGAGCCCGGAGCGGCAGCGCGAGAACCTCGACGTCTTCGGCTTCACCCTGGACGACACCCGGATGGCCGCCGTCACCGACCGCGCCCAGCGGCGCCTCGGCGGCGACCCCGAGGTGCACGAGGAGTTCTGA
- a CDS encoding ferredoxin: MKVELEADKCVASGQCVLAAMDVFDQDDDGIAILLDEQPAAEHLDGVREAVAICPAAAIRLVDQ, encoded by the coding sequence ATGAAGGTGGAGCTGGAAGCAGACAAGTGCGTCGCGTCCGGACAGTGCGTGCTCGCCGCGATGGACGTGTTCGACCAGGACGACGACGGCATCGCGATCCTGCTCGACGAGCAGCCCGCCGCCGAGCATCTCGACGGCGTTCGTGAGGCCGTCGCGATCTGCCCGGCCGCCGCGATCCGGCTGGTGGACCAGTGA
- a CDS encoding DoxX family protein produces MPRSERSPLLLAGLLATAGVAHFAVPRQFDAVVPRALPGKPRTWTYASGVAELALAAGVALPRTRKAAALAAAGFFVGVFPANVKMAVDWRHRPTPQKAVAIGRLPLQIPLVLWARGVAKNTEGRA; encoded by the coding sequence GTGCCCCGGTCCGAACGCTCACCCCTGCTGCTCGCCGGCCTGCTGGCCACCGCGGGGGTCGCCCACTTCGCCGTCCCACGCCAGTTCGACGCGGTCGTACCGCGCGCCCTGCCGGGAAAGCCCCGGACCTGGACGTACGCCAGTGGCGTCGCCGAGCTCGCGCTCGCCGCCGGGGTGGCGCTGCCGCGCACCCGCAAGGCCGCCGCGCTGGCAGCCGCCGGCTTCTTCGTCGGCGTGTTCCCCGCGAACGTGAAGATGGCCGTCGACTGGCGGCACCGCCCCACCCCGCAGAAGGCCGTGGCCATCGGCCGGCTGCCGCTGCAGATCCCCCTCGTGCTGTGGGCCCGAGGCGTCGCGAAGAACACGGAGGGACGGGCATGA
- a CDS encoding MarR family winged helix-turn-helix transcriptional regulator: MSTPPLPELPDTPASPEVIEIERALTRITYLSTRARQHDRLMALADVPLDRAAVALLRQVADSESLRPGELANRLGVEASHVTRTVQQLQKSGYVTRVPDPRDRRAQRIELTEPGRQAIARVREAGARGMQLALSDWTPEELRQLAALFHRMVDDFLAHAVDEDTEQQPAGTV; the protein is encoded by the coding sequence ATGTCCACACCACCGCTCCCCGAACTCCCCGACACGCCCGCGTCCCCGGAAGTGATCGAGATCGAGCGGGCGCTCACCCGCATCACCTATCTGAGTACGCGGGCCCGGCAGCACGACCGGCTCATGGCCCTGGCCGACGTGCCGTTGGACCGGGCCGCCGTGGCGCTTCTGCGTCAGGTCGCCGACTCGGAGTCGCTGCGTCCCGGGGAGCTGGCCAACCGGCTCGGTGTGGAGGCCTCGCACGTGACGCGCACGGTGCAGCAACTGCAGAAGAGCGGCTATGTCACCCGGGTGCCGGATCCGCGGGACCGTCGCGCCCAGCGCATCGAGCTCACCGAGCCCGGCCGGCAGGCCATCGCCCGGGTCCGTGAGGCCGGCGCCCGCGGTATGCAGCTCGCCCTGTCCGACTGGACCCCCGAGGAGCTGCGGCAGCTGGCCGCCCTCTTCCACCGCATGGTCGACGACTTCCTCGCCCACGCCGTCGACGAGGACACCGAACAGCAGCCGGCCGGGACCGTCTGA
- a CDS encoding response regulator transcription factor encodes MNPRQTTPPEAGHSQEPPVLARGAGQRILVVAGEADLAELLSTTLELAGYRISLTGTGVDALAWIAERRFELVVFDTDVPDMARFSREHRPRLPYRPPVLLLSGTDSLHRLVPELGPGERDYVTKPFRVAEVLARIQVLLRGARPGPSRGHPLQYGDLVLDDSVCRARRGTRVLELTPAEYRLLRHLLVNAHRVLSKEQIGRYVWGDHRGDNAIEQLVSRLRRKVDRDASVLIHTRRGFGYWLGRAENRP; translated from the coding sequence ATGAACCCGAGGCAGACGACCCCGCCCGAGGCCGGCCACTCTCAGGAACCGCCGGTCCTTGCGCGGGGTGCCGGTCAGCGCATTCTGGTCGTGGCCGGCGAAGCCGACCTCGCCGAACTGCTCTCGACCACCCTGGAGTTGGCCGGTTACCGGATCAGCCTCACCGGCACCGGCGTCGACGCGCTGGCGTGGATTGCGGAGCGGCGGTTCGAGCTGGTCGTGTTCGACACCGACGTGCCGGACATGGCGCGATTCAGCCGGGAGCACCGGCCCCGGCTTCCGTATCGCCCGCCCGTCCTGCTGCTCAGCGGGACCGACTCCCTGCACCGGCTCGTACCCGAACTCGGGCCGGGAGAGCGGGACTACGTCACCAAGCCCTTCCGGGTGGCCGAAGTCCTCGCCAGGATCCAGGTGTTGTTGCGGGGCGCCCGGCCCGGCCCGTCAAGGGGACATCCGCTGCAGTACGGGGACCTCGTGCTGGACGACTCGGTGTGCAGGGCACGGCGCGGGACGCGGGTGCTCGAACTCACGCCCGCGGAGTACCGGTTGCTGCGCCACCTCCTGGTCAACGCGCACCGGGTGCTGTCCAAGGAGCAGATCGGCCGCTACGTCTGGGGCGACCACCGCGGCGACAACGCGATCGAGCAACTCGTCTCCCGGCTGCGCCGCAAGGTGGACCGGGACGCCTCCGTGCTGATCCATACGCGCCGGGGCTTCGGCTACTGGCTGGGCCGGGCCGAGAACCGTCCCTGA
- a CDS encoding MFS transporter encodes MSLGHACVDVYQGAVAALVPFFVAERAYSYAAASGVVLAASLLSSVVQPLFGVLTDRWAMPWLLPLSALLGGAGVALSGVMGSYPLTLAVVAVSGIGVAAYHPEAARAARAASRGSHTAMGWFSLGGNVGFALAPLLVAAVIATGGLRASPLLVVPAVAGAALCAAAVRTAADRSTTGPRAEGAGTDDWTSFLRLSGAIACRSIVFVGLSAFVSLYVRQRTGGGDVAGTAALCVLYAGGAVGTVAGGRLAERYGRLTVVRHAYALSALAVAGVVLVPGPAVYLFVALTSAGLYVPFSLHVTLGQDYLPRRVGTASGVTLGLAVSVGGLAAPVIGALADATSLRTALVPLIALPVLGRLLLRGLREPASPGQAQTDATPASDAPGDAHGHRPRTASA; translated from the coding sequence ATGTCCCTGGGCCATGCCTGTGTCGACGTGTATCAGGGTGCCGTCGCGGCCCTCGTCCCCTTCTTCGTCGCCGAGCGCGCCTACAGCTACGCCGCCGCCTCGGGTGTCGTGCTCGCCGCGTCCCTGTTGTCGTCGGTGGTGCAGCCGCTGTTCGGGGTGCTCACCGACCGGTGGGCGATGCCCTGGCTGCTGCCGCTGAGCGCGCTGCTGGGCGGCGCGGGGGTCGCGCTGAGCGGCGTCATGGGTTCCTACCCGCTCACGTTGGCGGTGGTGGCCGTGTCGGGGATCGGGGTCGCCGCGTACCACCCGGAGGCGGCACGCGCGGCCCGCGCCGCTTCGCGAGGCAGTCATACGGCGATGGGCTGGTTCTCCCTCGGCGGCAACGTCGGCTTCGCCCTCGCACCGCTGCTGGTGGCGGCGGTGATCGCCACCGGCGGACTGCGCGCTTCTCCCCTCCTGGTCGTACCGGCCGTCGCGGGGGCGGCCCTGTGCGCCGCGGCGGTGCGTACGGCAGCGGACCGCAGCACGACCGGACCCAGGGCCGAAGGGGCCGGCACCGACGACTGGACGTCGTTCCTGCGGCTGTCCGGCGCCATCGCGTGCCGGTCGATCGTGTTCGTCGGCCTGAGCGCGTTCGTCTCGCTGTACGTCCGTCAGCGCACCGGCGGCGGCGACGTGGCCGGTACGGCCGCACTGTGCGTGCTCTACGCGGGCGGAGCGGTGGGCACCGTGGCCGGGGGCCGGCTGGCCGAGCGGTACGGGCGGCTCACGGTCGTACGGCACGCGTATGCGCTGTCCGCGCTCGCGGTGGCCGGGGTGGTACTCGTTCCAGGACCGGCGGTGTATCTGTTCGTGGCCCTGACGTCGGCCGGCCTGTATGTCCCGTTCTCGCTGCACGTCACGCTCGGCCAGGACTACCTGCCTCGCCGGGTGGGCACCGCGAGCGGTGTCACGCTGGGGCTGGCCGTGAGCGTGGGCGGTCTCGCCGCCCCGGTGATCGGCGCGCTGGCCGATGCCACCTCGCTGCGGACGGCGCTCGTCCCGCTGATCGCCCTGCCCGTGCTGGGACGGCTGCTGCTGCGCGGGCTGCGGGAGCCTGCCTCGCCCGGACAGGCACAGACCGACGCCACCCCGGCATCCGATGCCCCCGGCGACGCCCACGGCCACCGCCCTCGCACCGCGTCGGCGTGA